One window of Sphingomonas sp. KC8 genomic DNA carries:
- a CDS encoding DUF7146 domain-containing protein, producing MRRIAADLNDRARSLAMNLLPNGHEENGGRYWRVKNFAGDAGQALCIDIAGDNIGQWTNFASCKGASDWSGDMLDLVARVRFRGRKKDAIDWARSILGHDNLDPARLAVEQARRAERQRSAEQAAKAKAEQMLRSARGLFLNRAGARPIIDTPAEWYLAARGIDLSLLEVDGTRYVPRGLAFHPAVTCKEAGEGVRLPALIARVLDGKGQHVATHRTWLAQDAAGTWGKAPVPNPKMTLARYQDADGGGYIPIWKGVCRRTLADITPGTDVYASEGIEDALSVAVVRPDRRVIAAVSISNIGNLVLPPQAGRLVIIGQNDGDDSPAAKTLATAIARQHARGREVAIIRPPADFKDFNDWLCGKRMRKEAA from the coding sequence GTGCGGCGCATTGCGGCCGACCTGAACGATCGCGCGCGTTCGCTTGCGATGAATCTTCTGCCCAACGGGCATGAGGAAAATGGCGGCCGATACTGGCGCGTCAAGAATTTCGCGGGCGATGCGGGCCAGGCGCTGTGCATCGACATTGCTGGCGACAATATCGGCCAGTGGACCAATTTCGCGTCGTGCAAAGGTGCGTCGGACTGGTCGGGCGACATGCTCGACCTGGTGGCGCGAGTGCGCTTCCGCGGGCGCAAGAAGGACGCGATCGATTGGGCGCGGTCGATCCTTGGCCATGACAATCTGGATCCGGCACGCCTGGCGGTGGAGCAGGCGCGCCGCGCCGAGCGCCAGCGGAGCGCCGAGCAGGCTGCCAAGGCCAAGGCCGAACAGATGCTGCGATCGGCGCGCGGGCTTTTCCTGAACCGTGCCGGCGCTCGCCCGATCATCGATACGCCCGCCGAATGGTATCTGGCGGCGCGCGGGATCGATCTGTCGCTGCTTGAGGTTGACGGCACGCGCTATGTGCCGCGTGGGCTGGCATTCCACCCGGCCGTAACGTGCAAGGAAGCCGGCGAGGGCGTGCGGCTGCCGGCGCTGATCGCGCGGGTGCTGGACGGCAAGGGCCAGCACGTCGCCACGCATCGCACCTGGCTGGCGCAGGATGCCGCCGGCACCTGGGGCAAGGCGCCCGTGCCCAATCCGAAGATGACCCTGGCGCGATACCAGGACGCGGACGGCGGCGGATATATCCCGATCTGGAAGGGCGTGTGCCGGCGTACGCTGGCGGACATCACGCCCGGGACCGACGTGTATGCGTCCGAAGGTATTGAGGATGCGCTTTCGGTAGCCGTGGTGCGCCCCGATCGCCGGGTGATCGCGGCCGTCAGCATATCGAACATCGGCAATCTCGTGCTGCCGCCCCAGGCGGGCCGGCTGGTGATCATCGGGCAGAATGACGGCGACGATAGCCCGGCGGCCAAGACGCTGGCGACGGCGATCGCGCGCCAGCACGCGCGCGGCCGGGAAGTGGCGATCATTCGCCCGCCGGCGGATTTCAAGGATTTCAACGATTGGCTCTGCGGCAAGCGGATGCGGAAGGAGGCAGCGTGA
- a CDS encoding helix-turn-helix domain-containing protein produces MSDAPNRIRELRLAANLSQQKVGDAIGVSKVTISELELGKMSLTVDYMRRIAPVLGVTPAELLLASDNPHLAQADERDLLERYRAADDAQREQIQRVTEALMPYRADPRRVA; encoded by the coding sequence ATGAGCGACGCGCCCAACCGAATCCGTGAATTGCGCCTTGCCGCAAACCTCTCGCAGCAGAAGGTCGGCGATGCTATCGGCGTGTCGAAGGTAACCATTTCCGAGCTTGAACTCGGAAAAATGAGCCTCACGGTCGACTATATGCGAAGGATTGCGCCAGTTCTTGGTGTCACCCCGGCCGAACTCCTGCTTGCCTCTGATAATCCTCACCTGGCACAGGCTGACGAGCGCGACCTACTTGAGCGATATCGAGCGGCAGATGACGCCCAACGTGAACAGATCCAGCGCGTGACGGAGGCATTGATGCCCTACAGAGCCGACCCAAGGCGCGTAGCTTAA
- a CDS encoding surface-adhesin E family protein, translated as MISIVLALMLDVAGTPGSDGRWWWLFTERDQAYYMDRGTMVADAEMRIFWRQTVARSPTAKVRRTMVRQAANCATRKVALVEIIQYGIADEVLLRRAYTPQSAEPRSVVPDSVGESIFLIACSPFERWIDLKAYPIERQPDLVAKDNYILLDLGLDDYAAGVLASFDRRISLDAIEQVIDAGPAHLRDKLRDLYGIKSIPKY; from the coding sequence ATGATCTCGATTGTATTGGCTTTGATGTTGGATGTGGCGGGAACGCCGGGATCTGATGGTCGATGGTGGTGGCTATTTACCGAGCGGGATCAGGCCTACTATATGGATCGCGGCACGATGGTTGCTGATGCTGAGATGCGCATATTCTGGCGGCAGACGGTCGCTCGTTCGCCGACTGCTAAGGTGAGACGCACGATGGTCCGTCAGGCTGCTAACTGTGCAACGCGCAAGGTGGCTCTCGTCGAGATTATCCAATATGGCATCGCCGACGAAGTGCTGCTGCGTCGCGCCTATACGCCGCAAAGCGCGGAGCCGAGATCCGTTGTTCCGGATTCTGTGGGTGAAAGTATATTCCTTATCGCCTGTTCGCCCTTTGAGAGGTGGATAGACTTAAAGGCCTACCCTATTGAAAGGCAGCCAGATTTGGTTGCTAAAGATAACTATATTCTGCTGGACCTTGGCCTGGATGATTATGCCGCCGGCGTATTGGCAAGTTTCGATAGGCGGATTAGCCTCGATGCAATCGAGCAGGTTATCGATGCGGGGCCTGCGCATTTGCGTGATAAGCTTAGAGATCTTTACGGAATAAAATCCATCCCAAAATATTAA
- a CDS encoding DUF6874 family protein: MTVQFDASPADQDLIAAIAERAIALQLAHSGHCDETRDVIMDITAAHRNGNPLDLERLLAADDFNLAHDVFGISRHIDRNTGRLMQHFRPRFSRQEAHAFDRADAPPPIRIDA; the protein is encoded by the coding sequence ATGACGGTGCAATTCGACGCGTCGCCGGCCGATCAGGATCTGATCGCGGCGATCGCAGAACGGGCGATCGCCCTGCAACTCGCCCATTCAGGCCATTGTGACGAAACCCGTGATGTCATCATGGACATCACCGCGGCGCACCGGAACGGCAACCCGCTCGATCTGGAACGCCTGCTGGCCGCCGATGATTTCAATCTCGCGCATGATGTCTTCGGCATCAGTCGGCACATCGACCGCAACACGGGCCGTCTGATGCAGCATTTCCGGCCGCGTTTCAGCCGTCAGGAAGCTCACGCCTTCGACCGCGCGGACGCCCCCCCCCCAATTCGAATTGACGCCTGA
- a CDS encoding DUF2312 domain-containing protein: MSEPNVAADQLRLFIERIERLEEEKKGISDDIKDVYLEAKSQGYDAKTMRSIVRLRKLEKHARDEAEALLETYKAALGIA, translated from the coding sequence ATGTCTGAACCCAACGTCGCCGCCGACCAACTCCGGCTGTTTATCGAGCGCATTGAGCGCCTTGAGGAGGAGAAAAAGGGCATCAGCGATGACATCAAGGATGTCTATCTCGAGGCCAAGAGCCAGGGCTACGACGCCAAGACCATGCGCAGCATCGTTCGCCTGCGGAAGCTGGAAAAGCACGCCCGCGACGAAGCCGAAGCGCTCCTCGAAACCTACAAAGCCGCGCTGGGGATCGCGTGA
- a CDS encoding Acb2/Tad1 domain-containing protein: protein MPDTQTVASTSDERTVNNTMRHAYRVLGDDEKAAMAKIKDDGLAFHDYLDSLGSSRELSLAKTKIEEAVMWAVKHITA, encoded by the coding sequence ATGCCCGACACTCAGACAGTCGCCAGCACGTCCGACGAACGCACCGTCAACAACACCATGCGCCACGCCTATCGCGTCCTGGGCGATGACGAGAAGGCCGCGATGGCCAAGATCAAGGACGATGGCCTCGCCTTCCACGACTATCTCGACAGCCTTGGTTCCAGCCGCGAACTCAGCCTGGCGAAGACCAAGATCGAGGAAGCCGTCATGTGGGCAGTGAAGCACATCACCGCCTGA
- a CDS encoding tyrosine-type recombinase/integrase, with translation MARKPAKSASPFKVPFLVAKQLAGGRWAYYWQPSATLKKAGWKSLSLPDTLEAAIAAAKGRNEEVARWKAGGAKPQKVKPFINRTSIASLIEKYKASEKFTGNAASTQTTYASALNLIERWATDPKAPGGSGNLPITSITEDRVAKLRDALMTPDENGHVRHHNAHNILRVLRILMAYAVKPLKLIEKNPAQAFELSTPKPRDQVWENEDIEALKSAAIKLGYPSIAFAMDLAVYTGQRPADVRSFTALPPPSRASHWREVLNLDREAREQLAGADGRVMGIYIRQGKTSRWVGVPIAGILREQIEARIAENVTLSQETGVTITHLIVNEMTRLPWTKRWFTQKFADARAKAIEDGHTSLKGLEFRDMRRTCVVRLGELGLEDALISAITGHKLESIKKILEVYMPRTTKMAARAVVARIGDARPKVDQEQQA, from the coding sequence ATGGCCCGCAAGCCCGCAAAGTCCGCCAGCCCGTTCAAGGTGCCCTTCCTCGTTGCCAAGCAGCTCGCCGGCGGCCGCTGGGCCTATTACTGGCAGCCATCCGCGACGCTGAAGAAGGCGGGCTGGAAATCCCTGTCGCTGCCCGACACGCTCGAGGCCGCGATTGCCGCCGCCAAAGGTCGCAACGAAGAGGTGGCCCGCTGGAAGGCCGGCGGCGCGAAGCCGCAAAAGGTGAAGCCGTTCATCAACCGCACGTCGATCGCCAGCCTGATCGAGAAGTACAAGGCCAGCGAAAAGTTCACCGGCAATGCCGCCAGCACGCAGACCACTTACGCGTCGGCGCTGAACCTGATCGAACGCTGGGCCACCGATCCCAAAGCGCCTGGCGGCAGCGGCAATCTACCCATCACCTCGATCACCGAGGATCGCGTCGCCAAGCTGCGCGATGCCCTGATGACGCCCGATGAGAACGGCCATGTTCGACACCACAACGCGCACAACATCCTACGGGTGCTGCGCATCCTCATGGCTTACGCGGTCAAGCCGCTCAAGCTGATCGAAAAGAACCCGGCCCAGGCGTTCGAGCTCTCGACACCGAAACCACGCGATCAGGTGTGGGAGAATGAGGATATCGAAGCGCTGAAATCGGCCGCGATCAAGCTGGGCTATCCCAGCATCGCCTTCGCCATGGACCTTGCCGTCTATACGGGCCAGCGCCCGGCCGATGTGCGCTCGTTCACCGCACTACCGCCGCCGTCGCGGGCATCCCATTGGCGCGAAGTGCTCAACCTTGATCGCGAGGCGCGCGAGCAGCTCGCCGGCGCCGACGGCCGCGTCATGGGCATCTATATCCGCCAGGGCAAAACAAGCCGGTGGGTCGGCGTGCCGATCGCCGGCATCCTGCGCGAACAGATCGAGGCACGGATCGCCGAAAACGTGACGCTCAGCCAGGAAACCGGTGTCACGATCACCCATCTGATCGTCAACGAAATGACCCGCCTGCCCTGGACCAAGCGCTGGTTCACACAGAAATTCGCCGACGCGCGCGCCAAGGCGATCGAGGATGGCCACACCAGTTTGAAAGGGCTGGAGTTCCGCGACATGCGCCGCACCTGCGTCGTCCGCCTGGGCGAGCTCGGCCTTGAGGACGCCCTGATTTCTGCGATCACGGGCCACAAGCTCGAAAGCATCAAAAAGATCCTGGAAGTCTATATGCCCCGCACCACGAAGATGGCTGCACGCGCTGTCGTCGCCCGCATCGGCGATGCCCGGCCCAAGGTCGACCAGGAGCAGCAGGCATGA
- a CDS encoding gamma carbonic anhydrase family protein, translating into MQGVTILPFAGQTPDVARAGFVAPGARLIGGVTLGEGSSVWYNCVLRGDVAPITVGDRTNIQDGTIVHVTTKLHSTEIGADCLIGHMAIVHGCRLHDRAFVGLGAIVMDGCEIESDAMLAAGALLTPGKRIGAGQMWAGRPAKYVRDLTPDQLAGHQKGVDGYVRLARQHAAALRGEAAMVAPA; encoded by the coding sequence GTGCAAGGCGTGACGATATTGCCGTTTGCGGGCCAGACGCCCGATGTTGCACGTGCGGGGTTCGTTGCGCCGGGCGCACGGCTGATCGGCGGCGTCACCCTCGGGGAAGGTTCCAGCGTCTGGTACAATTGCGTGCTGCGCGGCGATGTCGCACCGATCACCGTGGGCGACCGCACCAATATCCAGGATGGCACCATCGTCCATGTCACGACCAAGCTGCATTCCACCGAAATCGGGGCGGATTGCCTGATTGGTCATATGGCGATCGTTCATGGCTGCCGTTTGCATGACCGGGCCTTTGTCGGCCTCGGGGCGATCGTGATGGACGGATGCGAGATTGAAAGCGACGCGATGCTGGCTGCCGGCGCGTTGCTGACGCCGGGCAAACGGATTGGTGCCGGGCAGATGTGGGCGGGGCGGCCAGCCAAATATGTGCGCGATCTTACGCCCGATCAGCTTGCCGGGCATCAGAAAGGCGTCGATGGCTATGTCCGTCTGGCGCGGCAGCATGCCGCTGCATTGCGCGGTGAAGCCGCTATGGTTGCGCCAGCTTAG
- the hemB gene encoding porphobilinogen synthase, whose translation MTQASFPALRLRRTRASAWSRALVAETHLSPAHLIWPLFVTEGQGVTDPISTLPGVSRHSIDRIGAVAREAKALGIGCLALFPNTPRDLRTDDGREALNPDNLMCRAIRAIKDAVPDIGVLTDVALDPYTSHGHDGLVDAAGYVLNDETSELLVAQALVQAQAGADVVAPSDMMDGRVGAIRTALEAEGHRNVQIMAYSAKYASAFYGPFRDAVGSGGLLKGDKRGYQMDYANAEEALREVALDLAEGADSVMVKPGLPYLDIIRRVKERFEVPVFAYQVSGEYAMIEAAVAAGAGDRDALVLETLMAFRRAGCSGVLTYHAAHAARLLGG comes from the coding sequence ATGACCCAAGCCAGCTTTCCCGCCCTTCGCCTGCGCCGCACCCGCGCTTCCGCCTGGAGCCGCGCGCTCGTCGCTGAAACGCACCTGTCCCCCGCCCACCTCATCTGGCCGCTGTTCGTGACCGAAGGGCAGGGCGTCACCGATCCGATATCGACGCTGCCCGGCGTGTCGCGCCATTCGATCGATCGGATCGGCGCGGTCGCCAGGGAAGCGAAGGCGCTCGGCATCGGCTGCCTCGCTCTGTTTCCCAATACCCCGCGCGATCTGCGCACCGATGATGGCCGCGAAGCGCTCAACCCCGATAATCTGATGTGCCGGGCGATCCGGGCGATCAAGGATGCGGTGCCTGATATCGGTGTCCTGACCGATGTCGCGCTCGATCCCTATACCAGCCACGGCCATGACGGGCTGGTCGATGCCGCCGGCTATGTGCTGAACGATGAAACCAGCGAACTGCTCGTCGCCCAGGCGCTGGTGCAGGCGCAGGCGGGCGCGGATGTCGTGGCGCCATCGGACATGATGGACGGCCGGGTCGGTGCGATCCGCACCGCGCTTGAAGCCGAAGGGCATCGCAACGTCCAGATCATGGCCTACTCGGCCAAATATGCCAGCGCCTTCTATGGTCCGTTCCGCGATGCGGTGGGGTCGGGTGGCCTGCTGAAAGGCGACAAGCGCGGATATCAGATGGACTATGCCAATGCCGAAGAAGCGCTGCGCGAAGTCGCGCTCGATTTGGCCGAAGGCGCGGACAGCGTGATGGTCAAGCCCGGCCTGCCCTATCTCGATATCATCCGCCGCGTGAAGGAACGGTTCGAGGTTCCGGTGTTCGCGTATCAGGTGTCCGGCGAATATGCGATGATCGAGGCCGCGGTTGCCGCAGGGGCGGGGGATCGCGATGCGCTGGTGCTGGAAACGCTGATGGCGTTTCGCCGGGCCGGCTGCTCGGGCGTGCTCACCTATCACGCGGCCCACGCCGCGCGCTTGCTGGGCGGTTGA
- the fdhD gene encoding formate dehydrogenase accessory sulfurtransferase FdhD, with product MDTALPRVFTRLTPSGDRTAISRAIAVEAPVAIEVNGLGYAVMMATPADLADFALGFCRAERLIDGRDDVVDVDVHVAERGLILRITLVPERVDRIAGRVRHRVSESSCGLCGIENLEQALRPLPRVTAKSNMLDLAIFRALDALGLNQTLNRATGAVHAAALCAPDGTIRLVREDVGRHNAFDKLVGAMLAQGIGWDGGCALLSARCSFELVEKAALANCPLLVTVSAPTTLALDRAAEAGLRLVALARSDAALEADGQGR from the coding sequence ATGGACACCGCTTTGCCCCGCGTCTTCACCCGCCTCACGCCGTCGGGCGATCGCACCGCCATCAGCCGCGCGATCGCCGTCGAGGCGCCGGTCGCGATCGAAGTCAACGGCCTTGGCTATGCGGTGATGATGGCCACCCCCGCTGATCTGGCCGATTTCGCGCTCGGCTTTTGTCGGGCCGAACGGCTGATCGACGGCCGCGACGATGTTGTCGATGTGGACGTCCACGTCGCCGAACGCGGGCTGATCCTGCGCATCACGCTCGTCCCCGAACGGGTCGATCGTATCGCCGGTCGCGTCCGCCACCGTGTGTCCGAATCGTCCTGCGGCCTGTGCGGCATCGAAAATCTCGAACAGGCGCTGCGCCCGCTGCCGCGTGTGACGGCCAAATCCAACATGTTGGATTTGGCGATATTTCGCGCGCTCGACGCATTGGGCCTCAATCAGACACTCAACCGCGCCACCGGCGCCGTCCACGCCGCCGCCCTGTGCGCACCCGACGGCACGATCCGGCTGGTCCGCGAAGATGTCGGCCGCCACAACGCCTTCGACAAGCTGGTCGGCGCGATGCTCGCCCAAGGGATCGGCTGGGATGGCGGCTGCGCCTTGCTGTCGGCGCGCTGTTCGTTCGAACTGGTCGAAAAGGCCGCGCTGGCGAATTGCCCTTTGCTCGTCACCGTCTCCGCACCCACCACGCTGGCGCTCGATCGCGCGGCCGAAGCGGGTTTGCGCCTCGTCGCCCTCGCCCGATCCGATGCCGCGCTGGAAGCGGACGGACAGGGGCGCTAA
- a CDS encoding phosphotransferase family protein, with amino-acid sequence MSSRQDQNSGTTAVRDAHRFDEARLAEWLAANVADYAGPLTVEQFKGGQSNPTYKLITPGRSYVLRRKPPGQLVKGAHAVEREARVLTALETVGFPVAHVYALCTDESVIGTWFYVMELVEGRIFWDATFPEVGNAERPAYFDAMNATMAQLHSIDPAAIGLADFGKAGNFFERQIGRWKRQYHEEVEAGRNDDMDALIGWLEANMPATSEVRIAHGDFRCDNMIFHATEPRVVAVLDWELSTLGDPLSDFAYHLMMYRLAPPVATGVAGFDLPALNIPSEADYIAAYCKRTGRAGVPNLQFYTAFNIFRLAAIIHGIKGRVMRGTAASAHAREMAAKFPALAAAGWKAAQGG; translated from the coding sequence TTGAGCAGCCGGCAGGATCAGAATAGCGGCACCACCGCCGTGCGCGATGCGCATCGTTTCGATGAAGCCCGGCTGGCCGAATGGCTGGCCGCCAATGTCGCCGATTATGCGGGGCCGCTGACCGTCGAACAGTTTAAGGGCGGCCAGTCCAACCCGACCTACAAGCTGATCACGCCGGGCCGCTCTTATGTGCTGCGGCGCAAACCGCCGGGCCAGCTGGTCAAGGGCGCGCATGCGGTGGAGCGCGAGGCGCGGGTGCTGACGGCACTCGAAACGGTCGGCTTTCCGGTTGCCCATGTCTATGCCCTGTGCACCGATGAAAGCGTCATCGGCACCTGGTTCTATGTGATGGAACTGGTGGAAGGCCGGATCTTCTGGGACGCAACCTTTCCCGAGGTCGGCAACGCCGAACGCCCGGCTTATTTCGATGCGATGAACGCGACGATGGCGCAGTTGCACAGCATCGATCCTGCCGCGATCGGGCTTGCCGATTTCGGCAAGGCGGGCAATTTCTTCGAACGGCAGATCGGCCGGTGGAAACGGCAATATCATGAAGAGGTCGAAGCCGGCCGCAACGATGATATGGACGCGCTGATCGGCTGGCTCGAAGCAAATATGCCCGCGACAAGCGAAGTGCGCATCGCGCATGGCGATTTCCGCTGCGACAACATGATTTTCCATGCCACCGAGCCGCGCGTCGTGGCCGTGCTCGACTGGGAATTGTCCACGCTGGGCGATCCGCTGTCGGACTTTGCCTATCATCTGATGATGTACCGGCTGGCCCCGCCGGTGGCGACTGGCGTTGCCGGCTTTGATCTGCCGGCGCTGAACATCCCGTCCGAGGCCGATTATATCGCGGCTTATTGCAAGCGCACCGGGCGCGCCGGTGTGCCGAACCTGCAATTCTACACCGCGTTCAATATCTTCCGGCTGGCCGCGATCATCCACGGCATCAAGGGGCGGGTCATGCGCGGTACCGCTGCTTCGGCCCATGCCCGTGAAATGGCTGCGAAGTTTCCCGCGCTCGCCGCCGCCGGGTGGAAGGCCGCGCAGGGCGGGTAG
- a CDS encoding sensor histidine kinase, translating into MRFDDKLATVLARPLADAAARAAAWRQIVDILAQDRDGTIDSDQRNAAFAVLRDIRGKVPVEVRADSVLGIASRRVSPAVVAMIAEDLPSVSAPLIAAAQLDEDEWLALLPRLAPTARALMRHRRDLPSAVRVALGSFGPADFALAGDTMAQPAGAAAADPADDDVVVAFGPLPAAPIIDAGLDEGETQIRDLLARIAAHRERVDAQMHDPAADSIHPPLVEDFRFETGPDGMIRWIEGAPRGPLVGISIATAAEQYGHGVDGHAAGAYRRRASFRDARLSVPGEGEASGEWRISAVPFFDHYDGRFTGYRGTARRPRADETAAHAHAAPGLYGSGLAPDALRQLVHELRTPLNAIVGFAEMIERQMLGPAGFDYRERAGDILDQGRRLLAAVDDLDMAARLESRRVRDGAAAVDVAMLIERLHDDYEAAARPRGVKLAFRVAQALPPVDADPVAVERMFARLLAATIGLADSGETIFATLKADGHQVRLSVSRPRLLDARDEPALLDPGYTPDGDWPDAPVLGLGFALRLIRNLAVAARGGLDITADSFELRLPTRDNEETRTGKGKA; encoded by the coding sequence GTGCGTTTCGACGACAAGCTCGCGACGGTGCTGGCGCGGCCGCTGGCCGATGCCGCTGCGCGCGCGGCTGCATGGCGGCAGATCGTCGATATTCTGGCGCAGGATCGCGACGGTACAATCGATTCGGATCAGCGCAATGCCGCGTTCGCCGTGCTGCGCGATATTCGCGGCAAGGTGCCGGTCGAGGTGCGGGCCGATAGCGTGCTGGGCATTGCCAGCCGCCGCGTGTCCCCCGCCGTGGTGGCCATGATCGCCGAAGATCTGCCCAGCGTCAGCGCACCGCTGATCGCCGCGGCCCAGCTTGACGAAGATGAATGGCTGGCGCTGCTGCCGCGCCTTGCGCCCACCGCGCGCGCCTTGATGCGGCATCGGCGCGATCTGCCATCGGCGGTTCGCGTCGCGCTTGGCAGCTTTGGCCCGGCCGATTTCGCGCTGGCTGGCGATACGATGGCCCAGCCGGCGGGCGCTGCGGCGGCCGATCCGGCTGACGATGATGTGGTCGTGGCGTTCGGGCCGCTGCCCGCGGCACCGATCATCGATGCCGGGCTGGATGAAGGCGAAACCCAGATTCGCGATCTGCTTGCCCGGATTGCCGCGCACCGCGAACGGGTGGATGCGCAGATGCACGATCCGGCGGCGGACAGCATTCATCCGCCGCTGGTGGAGGATTTCCGTTTCGAAACCGGGCCGGATGGGATGATCCGCTGGATCGAAGGCGCGCCGCGCGGCCCGCTGGTCGGCATTTCGATCGCCACGGCGGCCGAACAATATGGCCACGGGGTCGATGGCCATGCCGCCGGGGCCTATCGCCGCCGCGCGTCGTTCCGCGATGCTAGGCTCAGCGTTCCCGGCGAAGGCGAGGCTTCGGGCGAATGGCGCATTTCCGCCGTGCCTTTCTTCGATCATTATGACGGGCGGTTCACGGGCTATCGCGGCACGGCGCGCCGGCCGCGCGCCGATGAAACGGCGGCCCATGCCCATGCCGCGCCGGGGCTGTACGGATCCGGCCTGGCGCCGGATGCGCTGCGCCAGCTGGTCCATGAATTGCGCACGCCGCTGAACGCGATCGTCGGCTTCGCCGAAATGATCGAACGGCAGATGCTGGGGCCGGCCGGGTTCGATTATCGCGAGCGTGCGGGCGATATTCTCGATCAGGGGCGGCGCCTGCTGGCGGCGGTCGATGATCTCGACATGGCTGCCCGGCTCGAATCGCGGCGGGTGCGCGATGGGGCGGCGGCGGTGGACGTCGCGATGCTGATCGAACGGTTGCACGACGATTATGAAGCCGCCGCCCGCCCGCGCGGGGTGAAACTGGCGTTCCGTGTCGCGCAGGCGCTGCCCCCGGTCGATGCCGATCCGGTGGCGGTGGAACGGATGTTCGCGCGCCTGCTGGCGGCCACGATCGGGCTGGCGGACAGTGGCGAAACCATCTTTGCCACGCTCAAGGCGGATGGGCATCAGGTGCGCCTGTCGGTATCGCGCCCGCGCCTGCTGGATGCCCGTGATGAACCGGCTCTGCTCGATCCCGGCTATACCCCCGATGGCGATTGGCCCGATGCGCCGGTGCTTGGCCTTGGTTTTGCGCTCCGGCTGATCCGCAATCTGGCGGTCGCCGCGCGCGGCGGGCTGGATATCACGGCCGACAGTTTCGAACTGCGCCTGCCGACGCGCGACAACGAAGAAACGCGCACGGGCAAGGGCAAGGCCTGA
- a CDS encoding Lrp/AsnC family transcriptional regulator, with the protein MFEPSYMEGYTVAARFPLDSIDRTILTALQSEGRITNVDLARRAGLTAPPCLRRVRALEQAGVIESYHARLNAPALGYGIMVFALVSLRSQAEDDLRAFQDHVAALPEVRECHMLNGEIDFILKIVAHDLQAFQSFLTSHLTTAPNVTSVKTSLTIRTSKDVPGVPVDAE; encoded by the coding sequence ATGTTCGAGCCATCTTATATGGAAGGATATACCGTGGCTGCGAGGTTCCCCCTCGATTCCATCGACCGCACAATTCTGACGGCGCTGCAAAGCGAGGGTCGCATCACCAATGTCGATCTGGCCCGGCGCGCCGGATTGACCGCGCCACCCTGCCTGCGCCGCGTTCGCGCGCTCGAACAGGCCGGGGTGATCGAAAGCTACCATGCCCGGCTCAACGCCCCGGCGCTGGGCTATGGCATCATGGTGTTCGCGCTGGTCAGCCTGCGCAGCCAGGCCGAAGATGATCTGCGCGCATTCCAGGATCATGTGGCCGCACTGCCCGAAGTGCGCGAATGCCACATGCTGAACGGCGAGATCGATTTCATCCTGAAGATCGTCGCGCACGACCTGCAGGCGTTCCAGTCGTTCCTGACGTCGCATCTGACGACCGCGCCCAACGTGACCAGCGTCAAGACCTCGCTCACCATCCGCACGTCCAAGGACGTGCCGGGCGTGCCCGTCGACGCGGAATAA